A region from the Pectinophora gossypiella chromosome 29, ilPecGoss1.1, whole genome shotgun sequence genome encodes:
- the LOC126379558 gene encoding uncharacterized protein LOC126379558 isoform X2, translating into MLLFLAVGRCQNEEGQIPVRVVGNNETSTTQEDREASKDEVPLFSNITYITIGDRNQPKVKTGTATENNEDQNEDLTFSESTEDPEDIDTEEPIRSTPTTGNVQETKTATEKALKEFSKSVSKNPDIQIVEKDIYVGNETGFNASHNLEIQAQNVHPITIGLEKNDTDGPFTLNVAVPKDIRNANIVIQIPLNVNVKASDRTVDNKSGIKVKIDETPKYKEDFSVDSVNSGKDDDYESREPSSKVLTGSVLHGKQKLTDAQLAKIIKEKIKKSRAADKLDKLRLQEAKGLNEPKKRPETLFFKIQ; encoded by the coding sequence TACTTTTTCTTGCCGTTGGCCGCTGTCAAAATGAAGAAGGGCAGATACCAGTGCGTGTAGTGGGAAATAATGAAACCTCTACGACACAAGAAGATCGAGAAGCTTCTAAAGACGAAGTGCCATTATTTAGCAACATTACCTACATCACTATTGGTGATAGAAACCAACCTAAAGTCAAAACTGGTACCGCTACCGAAAATAATGAAGATCAAAATGAAGATTTGACTTTCTCTGAAAGTACTGAAGACCCCGAGGATATCGATACAGAAGAACCTATAAGAAGCACTCCAACAACAGGAAATGTTCAAGAAACGAAAACTGCAACTGAAAAAGCCCTCAAAGAATTCAGTAAGAGCGTTTCCAAAAATCCTGATATTCAAATTGTAGAGAAGGATATATATGTAGGCAACGAAACGGGCTTTAACGCAAGTCATAATTTGGAAATACAGGCACAAAATGTGCACCCTATTACTATTGGTCTTGAGAAGAATGACACTGATGGTCCGTTCACTCTAAACGTTGCAGTGCCAAAGGACATAAGAAATGCTAACATAGTCATCCAAATACCACTCAACGTTAACGTAAAAGCATCAGACAGAACAGTTGACAACAAGTCTGGAATcaaagtaaaaattgacgaaACGCCAAAATATAAAGAGGACTTTTCCGTGGATTCTGTCAATAGTGGAAAAGATGATGATTATGAGTCTAGAGAACCTTCATCGAAAGTCCTCACTGGATCAGTCTTGCATGGTAAACAAAAACTTACAGACGCTCAATTAGCAAAAATTATAAAGGAGAAAATAAAGAAATCGAGAGCAGCCGATAAGTTGGATAAATTACGTTTGCAAGAAGCTAAGGGTCTGAATGAACCAAAGAAGCGACCAGAAACGTTGTTTTTCAAAATCCAATAA
- the LOC126379558 gene encoding uncharacterized protein LOC126379558 isoform X1, producing MFSAITVTVLFLAVGRCQNEEGQIPVRVVGNNETSTTQEDREASKDEVPLFSNITYITIGDRNQPKVKTGTATENNEDQNEDLTFSESTEDPEDIDTEEPIRSTPTTGNVQETKTATEKALKEFSKSVSKNPDIQIVEKDIYVGNETGFNASHNLEIQAQNVHPITIGLEKNDTDGPFTLNVAVPKDIRNANIVIQIPLNVNVKASDRTVDNKSGIKVKIDETPKYKEDFSVDSVNSGKDDDYESREPSSKVLTGSVLHGKQKLTDAQLAKIIKEKIKKSRAADKLDKLRLQEAKGLNEPKKRPETLFFKIQ from the exons ATGTTTTCCGCTATCACAGTAACTG TACTTTTTCTTGCCGTTGGCCGCTGTCAAAATGAAGAAGGGCAGATACCAGTGCGTGTAGTGGGAAATAATGAAACCTCTACGACACAAGAAGATCGAGAAGCTTCTAAAGACGAAGTGCCATTATTTAGCAACATTACCTACATCACTATTGGTGATAGAAACCAACCTAAAGTCAAAACTGGTACCGCTACCGAAAATAATGAAGATCAAAATGAAGATTTGACTTTCTCTGAAAGTACTGAAGACCCCGAGGATATCGATACAGAAGAACCTATAAGAAGCACTCCAACAACAGGAAATGTTCAAGAAACGAAAACTGCAACTGAAAAAGCCCTCAAAGAATTCAGTAAGAGCGTTTCCAAAAATCCTGATATTCAAATTGTAGAGAAGGATATATATGTAGGCAACGAAACGGGCTTTAACGCAAGTCATAATTTGGAAATACAGGCACAAAATGTGCACCCTATTACTATTGGTCTTGAGAAGAATGACACTGATGGTCCGTTCACTCTAAACGTTGCAGTGCCAAAGGACATAAGAAATGCTAACATAGTCATCCAAATACCACTCAACGTTAACGTAAAAGCATCAGACAGAACAGTTGACAACAAGTCTGGAATcaaagtaaaaattgacgaaACGCCAAAATATAAAGAGGACTTTTCCGTGGATTCTGTCAATAGTGGAAAAGATGATGATTATGAGTCTAGAGAACCTTCATCGAAAGTCCTCACTGGATCAGTCTTGCATGGTAAACAAAAACTTACAGACGCTCAATTAGCAAAAATTATAAAGGAGAAAATAAAGAAATCGAGAGCAGCCGATAAGTTGGATAAATTACGTTTGCAAGAAGCTAAGGGTCTGAATGAACCAAAGAAGCGACCAGAAACGTTGTTTTTCAAAATCCAATAA